A window of the Verrucomicrobiia bacterium genome harbors these coding sequences:
- a CDS encoding crosslink repair DNA glycosylase YcaQ family protein, whose protein sequence is MKTVTTTPQACRKFLRRVLHLDAPHRTTDDAIRHHGYIQIDPIDVCGKMHDLILRNRVQNYQRDDLLKALYQRKDRAFFEHYVGVLVALPMEDYRYLLPGMKARRTSDRYSGALDADQKKMARKIIDRIRTEGPLSSSAFLDSGSSQTGWGTTGTLAKVTLDKLFFHGRLLITRRDNFRRVFDLPERILPESVLSSKPATAREIKRWLIQVRLRQRRLVTLNNAHAQLAKDFITKVKVADHAPVYCLNEDAELLKNAADLPEPPTTPHLLAPLDPIIYDRKITRRLWDFDYTWEVYTPPAKRVRGYYALPILSGTRIIGHVDPKVDRENNLLNARVTVEKGIELKPVLNEFTKFLAMNSHKVIK, encoded by the coding sequence TTGAAAACCGTCACCACCACGCCCCAAGCCTGCCGCAAGTTCCTCCGCCGCGTCCTCCATCTCGACGCCCCTCATCGCACCACCGATGACGCCATCCGCCATCACGGCTACATCCAGATCGATCCCATCGACGTCTGCGGCAAGATGCACGATCTCATCCTGCGCAACCGCGTACAGAACTATCAGCGCGATGATTTATTGAAGGCGCTATACCAACGAAAAGACCGCGCCTTCTTCGAGCACTACGTCGGCGTCCTCGTCGCCCTGCCAATGGAGGACTACCGCTACCTCCTGCCCGGCATGAAAGCCCGCCGCACTTCAGACAGATACTCCGGCGCCCTTGATGCCGATCAAAAGAAGATGGCTCGAAAGATCATCGACCGCATCCGCACCGAAGGCCCGCTCAGTTCCTCCGCTTTCCTCGATTCCGGCAGTTCCCAAACCGGCTGGGGCACCACCGGCACCTTGGCGAAAGTCACCCTCGATAAACTCTTCTTCCACGGTCGCCTCCTCATCACCCGCCGAGATAACTTCCGCCGCGTCTTCGATCTCCCCGAACGCATTCTCCCTGAATCCGTGCTCTCCAGCAAACCCGCCACCGCCCGTGAGATCAAACGCTGGCTCATCCAAGTCCGCCTGCGCCAGCGCCGCCTCGTGACCTTGAACAACGCCCACGCACAACTCGCCAAAGACTTTATCACCAAAGTAAAAGTGGCCGACCACGCCCCCGTCTATTGCCTGAACGAAGACGCCGAATTATTGAAGAACGCCGCCGACCTCCCCGAGCCTCCAACGACCCCACACCTGCTCGCCCCGCTCGACCCCATCATCTACGACCGCAAGATCACCCGCCGCCTCTGGGATTTCGACTACACCTGGGAAGTTTACACCCCACCCGCCAAACGCGTCCGCGGCTACTACGCCCTCCCCATCCTCAGCGGCACCCGCATCATCGGCCACGTAGACCCGAAGGTGGATCGTGAAAACAACCTCCTCAACGCCCGCGTAACAGTGGAAAAAGGTATCGAGCTAAAACCAGTGTTGAACGAATTCACCAAGTTCTTGGCGATGAATTCACACAAGGTGATTAAGTAA
- the glnD gene encoding [protein-PII] uridylyltransferase → MPTLLEKIDASASQRLPLPAGRTPAQELARYKNFLKVESHRLRILHRAGGGGREICQARAAIMDALLRNLFDTVVKIGNFYLPQLPPLALLAIGGYGRGELNPHSDIDIMFLHDGRMMSGNKPHPLLEALTGAGGLLYTLYDIGLKVGPAVRSLDDCVKVANSDMQSKTSLIEARFIAGDAKLFDRFQKVVETKCVKGYEQEYIAARLADQSDRRAKYGNSACMQEPNIKNGCGGLRDYQNLMWMAYFKIRARTTEELRLRDLLSAAEAKQLEAAYDYLMRVRTDLHYHTGRPVDALPKSIQPAIAHNLGYTDRSPRKRLEGLMRDFYKHSRNIYLISQLVEQRLAMMPVASRFPTFREILRSRKSAKPAPVDGFIFLDGQIEAANARVFREQPRRLMRVFLYAQQRGLSLHPDLAQLIRQELSLVNRYFLEDIHVHETFLQIMDQRGDVARILRMMHNVDFLGKYIPEFGRLTCLVQHEFFHQYAADEHTLMCLQKLDDIWGAKTPPLNAYTEMFISLEHPHLLYLALLLHDAGKADDSGHHEKDSARLVNRMGKRLKLSAAAVDKLHLIVEQHLTMVQISQRRDLDDPAVIQSFAKLIETPENLVMLTLHTVADSLGTSDKIWNSFKDSLLWTLHRNTMNLIAGGPDFIRAEEKLRENLAKEVRKLAPSSFNEDELQAHFHSLPPRYFHTHTARDVMTDLALTHRFMHLQLTEENRALEPVTYWHNEPDRSHSVVKVCTWDRTGLFAKITGALTAAGLNILSAQIFSRGDGIIIDTLLVNEAVTGKPAERESKELFEKYLAQVLNDDTTNLNALIKKRKAVKPLYFPLEGEELPIIISFDNDSSAQCTVIDIETEDRVGLLYTIAQTLSDLKVDVILSKITTEKGAAIDSFYVTEIGGGKLLTQQRLNTLERKLRTAIAALE, encoded by the coding sequence GTGCCGACCTTGTTGGAAAAGATTGATGCGAGTGCCAGCCAGCGTTTACCGCTGCCTGCCGGGCGCACACCCGCACAGGAACTGGCCCGCTACAAGAATTTCCTCAAGGTCGAATCCCATCGCCTCCGCATCCTCCATCGTGCCGGTGGTGGCGGGCGCGAGATCTGCCAGGCGCGCGCCGCCATCATGGATGCGCTCTTGCGCAACCTCTTCGACACCGTCGTCAAGATCGGCAATTTCTATCTGCCCCAGCTTCCTCCGCTCGCGCTCTTGGCGATCGGCGGTTATGGCCGTGGTGAACTGAATCCGCACAGCGATATCGACATCATGTTCCTGCATGATGGCCGCATGATGTCCGGGAACAAGCCGCATCCTCTGCTCGAGGCTCTCACCGGCGCTGGTGGCCTGCTCTACACACTCTACGACATCGGCCTAAAGGTCGGCCCCGCTGTCCGTAGTCTGGATGATTGCGTGAAAGTCGCGAACAGCGACATGCAGTCCAAGACCTCGCTCATCGAAGCACGTTTTATCGCCGGTGATGCCAAACTCTTCGACAGGTTCCAGAAAGTCGTCGAGACCAAGTGCGTCAAAGGCTACGAGCAGGAATATATCGCTGCGCGTCTGGCCGATCAATCAGATCGCCGCGCCAAGTACGGCAACTCGGCTTGTATGCAAGAGCCGAACATCAAGAACGGCTGCGGCGGCCTGCGCGATTACCAGAACCTCATGTGGATGGCGTATTTCAAGATTCGCGCCCGCACCACTGAGGAGCTGCGCCTGCGCGATCTTTTGAGCGCGGCGGAAGCGAAGCAGCTTGAGGCCGCTTACGACTACCTGATGCGCGTCCGCACGGACCTGCATTATCACACCGGTCGTCCCGTCGATGCCCTGCCCAAGAGCATCCAGCCCGCTATCGCGCACAATCTCGGCTACACCGATCGCTCCCCTCGCAAACGTCTCGAAGGCCTGATGCGCGATTTCTACAAACACTCGCGCAACATCTACCTTATCAGCCAGCTCGTGGAGCAACGTCTCGCGATGATGCCCGTGGCCAGCCGCTTCCCGACGTTCCGCGAGATCTTGCGCAGTCGCAAATCCGCCAAACCCGCGCCGGTAGATGGTTTCATTTTCCTCGATGGCCAGATCGAGGCGGCGAACGCCCGCGTCTTCCGCGAGCAACCGCGCCGACTCATGCGCGTGTTCCTCTACGCGCAGCAACGCGGTCTTTCGCTGCATCCCGATCTCGCCCAGCTCATCCGTCAGGAACTCTCCTTGGTGAACCGCTATTTCTTGGAGGATATCCACGTTCACGAGACCTTCCTCCAGATCATGGACCAGCGTGGTGACGTCGCGCGCATTCTGCGGATGATGCACAATGTCGATTTCCTCGGAAAATACATCCCGGAATTCGGCCGCCTCACCTGCCTCGTCCAACACGAGTTCTTCCATCAATACGCTGCCGATGAGCACACGCTCATGTGCTTGCAGAAGCTCGATGACATCTGGGGCGCGAAGACCCCGCCGCTGAACGCCTACACCGAGATGTTCATCAGCCTGGAACATCCGCACCTCCTTTACCTCGCCTTGCTCCTGCATGACGCCGGCAAGGCCGATGACAGCGGTCACCATGAGAAAGACAGTGCCCGCCTCGTGAACCGCATGGGCAAGCGCCTCAAACTCAGCGCGGCGGCGGTCGATAAGCTGCACCTCATCGTCGAGCAACACCTCACCATGGTGCAGATCTCGCAACGTCGCGACCTCGATGACCCCGCCGTCATCCAGAGCTTCGCGAAGCTCATCGAGACACCTGAGAACCTCGTGATGCTCACGCTTCACACCGTCGCCGATTCACTCGGCACCAGTGACAAGATCTGGAACAGCTTCAAGGACTCGCTCCTCTGGACGCTTCATCGCAATACGATGAACCTCATCGCCGGTGGACCTGACTTTATTCGCGCGGAAGAGAAGTTGCGTGAGAACCTCGCCAAGGAAGTCCGTAAACTCGCTCCTTCCAGCTTCAACGAAGACGAATTGCAAGCGCACTTCCATTCGTTGCCACCACGCTATTTCCATACGCACACGGCGCGCGATGTGATGACCGATCTCGCGCTCACCCATCGCTTCATGCATTTGCAACTCACGGAAGAGAACCGTGCGTTGGAGCCCGTCACCTACTGGCATAACGAGCCCGACCGCAGCCACAGCGTCGTGAAGGTCTGCACCTGGGACCGCACCGGCCTCTTCGCAAAGATCACCGGCGCACTCACAGCTGCGGGCCTGAACATTCTCAGCGCCCAGATCTTCTCCCGAGGCGATGGCATCATCATCGACACCTTGCTCGTGAACGAAGCCGTGACTGGCAAGCCAGCCGAGCGCGAATCCAAAGAGCTGTTCGAGAAATATCTCGCTCAGGTGCTGAACGATGACACCACCAACCTCAACGCCTTGATCAAAAAAAGGAAGGCAGTGAAGCCGCTCTACTTCCCGCTCGAAGGCGAAGAACTGCCCATCATCATCAGCTTCGATAACGACAGCTCGGCGCAATGCACCGTCATTGATATCGAGACGGAAGACCGCGTCGGCCTCCTCTACACCATCGCGCAGACCCTGAGCGACCTGAAGGTGGATGTCATCCTCTCCAAGATCACCACCGAGAAAGGCGCCGCCATCGACTCCTTCTACGTCACCGAGATCGGCGGCGGCAAGCTCCTCACGCAACAGCGTTTGAACACCTTGGAGCGCAAACTCCGCACCGCCATCGCCGCCTTGGAGTAA
- a CDS encoding lipid A deacylase LpxR family protein, with amino-acid sequence MRFIRTGILSAALFAFAAHTQAGDNFDRNYDQGPSFTIIEENDLFFDSDRHYTQGIRLSYLTGDKRIAENAEDEDFLERSGSGTLAWGFDPKSYRIGYEIGQSMFTPRDISIPGSQPDDRPYAGWLYFGLNFQRRGETTRGETPTMENVSLLLGVVGPWSLAKEAQIWVHEVRGFGLPEGWHHQLKNEPAIALRYQRFWLYRFGPRYGPTADFIPDVGFSAGNPLTAAQLGATVRLGWNLPDDFGIQQVDSLSIVAGGPSPTRKSHFGFYVYGGAAGRAVAHNTFIDGNMFRSTPGGVKREPFVADLRLGAVMSTKYLEVGVSGVWRSDEYRLQQERDVFGSVYLRAKW; translated from the coding sequence ATGAGATTCATCCGCACCGGCATTTTGTCCGCCGCACTCTTCGCGTTCGCAGCCCACACCCAGGCCGGTGATAATTTCGACCGCAACTACGATCAAGGCCCCAGCTTCACCATCATCGAAGAGAACGATCTCTTCTTCGATTCCGACCGTCATTATACCCAAGGCATCCGGCTCAGCTACCTCACGGGTGACAAACGGATCGCAGAGAATGCCGAGGATGAAGATTTTCTGGAGCGTTCCGGTAGCGGCACTTTGGCGTGGGGCTTTGATCCCAAGTCCTATCGCATCGGCTACGAGATCGGCCAGAGCATGTTTACGCCGCGGGATATTTCGATCCCCGGTTCTCAGCCGGACGATCGTCCTTATGCAGGCTGGCTCTACTTCGGCCTGAACTTCCAGCGTCGCGGGGAAACCACTCGCGGCGAGACTCCCACGATGGAGAACGTCTCTTTGCTGCTGGGCGTCGTCGGCCCGTGGTCACTGGCCAAAGAAGCACAGATCTGGGTGCATGAAGTCCGTGGCTTCGGCCTGCCGGAAGGCTGGCATCACCAGCTCAAGAACGAACCGGCCATCGCACTGCGTTATCAGCGTTTCTGGCTGTATCGCTTTGGCCCTCGTTACGGCCCCACTGCCGACTTCATCCCGGACGTCGGCTTCAGCGCGGGCAATCCGCTCACCGCTGCCCAACTTGGTGCCACCGTCCGTCTCGGCTGGAATCTGCCGGATGATTTCGGCATCCAACAGGTGGACTCGCTCTCCATCGTCGCCGGTGGTCCCTCGCCTACGCGCAAGTCTCACTTCGGCTTCTATGTTTACGGTGGCGCTGCCGGTCGTGCGGTAGCTCACAACACCTTCATTGATGGCAACATGTTCCGCAGCACTCCCGGCGGTGTGAAGCGCGAACCGTTCGTAGCCGATTTACGTCTCGGCGCGGTCATGAGCACCAAGTACCTCGAAGTCGGTGTTTCCGGTGTCTGGCGCTCGGACGAGTATCGTTTGCAACAGGAACGGGATGTTTTCGGTTCCGTTTACTTGCGAGCGAAGTGGTAA
- a CDS encoding biotin--[acetyl-CoA-carboxylase] ligase, producing MSLDARILSALRAAKNGSVAGTDLANSLGVSRAAVWARIEEMRQLGYEIEASPHHGYKLISVPDVLHADDLISRLPADRIIGRDIRVFQETTSTNDVVEKFARDGVNEGVAVFAESQTKGRGRMGRKWISPPGKGLWFSLLLRPKLRPTAVTQITVIAATALVRAIQKETGLQPDIKWPNDIWIKGRKVAGVLTEMSAEMDHVKHVTLGIGLDVNLEEQDLPSELHAIATSLRIESGRKLDRPQIAARLLKELEHDYQRICHGKFEAVADEWEQRCITVGKQVSITLGATILKGRAEALDADGALLLRTQYGHLERIIGGDVTLEKN from the coding sequence ATGTCGCTTGATGCGCGCATCCTCTCGGCCTTGCGTGCCGCCAAAAACGGTTCCGTGGCGGGCACCGATCTGGCCAATTCTCTCGGCGTCAGCCGCGCTGCAGTGTGGGCGCGTATCGAGGAGATGCGCCAGCTCGGCTATGAGATCGAGGCCAGCCCCCATCATGGTTATAAACTAATTTCCGTCCCTGACGTTCTCCACGCGGATGATCTGATTTCCCGCCTGCCTGCCGATCGCATCATCGGGCGTGACATCCGAGTGTTCCAAGAAACTACATCCACCAACGATGTCGTGGAGAAGTTCGCCCGTGATGGAGTGAATGAAGGCGTGGCTGTCTTCGCCGAATCCCAGACGAAAGGTCGCGGGCGCATGGGCCGCAAGTGGATATCGCCTCCCGGCAAAGGACTGTGGTTCTCGTTGCTGTTGCGGCCCAAGTTGCGCCCTACCGCTGTGACACAGATCACTGTCATTGCCGCTACAGCTTTGGTTCGCGCCATCCAGAAGGAAACTGGTTTACAGCCTGATATCAAATGGCCCAATGACATTTGGATCAAAGGCCGCAAGGTCGCTGGCGTGCTCACTGAGATGAGCGCCGAGATGGACCACGTGAAGCATGTGACACTCGGCATCGGCTTGGACGTGAATCTCGAAGAGCAAGATCTGCCGTCCGAGCTTCACGCGATCGCCACTTCGCTCCGCATCGAGAGCGGCCGCAAACTCGATCGCCCGCAAATTGCGGCGAGATTGCTCAAGGAGCTCGAACACGATTACCAACGCATCTGCCATGGGAAATTCGAAGCGGTGGCGGATGAGTGGGAGCAACGCTGTATCACGGTCGGCAAGCAGGTGAGCATCACTCTCGGCGCCACCATCCTTAAAGGCCGCGCAGAGGCCCTCGACGCCGATGGCGCCCTGCTCCTCCGCACGCAATACGGTCATTTGGAGCGCATCATCGGCGGTGATGTGACGCTGGAAAAGAATTGA
- the nadC gene encoding carboxylating nicotinate-nucleotide diphosphorylase, which translates to MLKLLPEDFLPLLRMALEEDIGPGDATSIATVPHELEARAMMVARQPMTVCGLTVAQRVFTEIDPNITVVSCVTDGRQVNAGEELLHIVGPARHILTAERTALNFVQRLSGVATQTAKYVQAIAGTKAKILDTRKTTPGWRKLEKYAVACGGGANHRVGLYDLILIKDNHLAALRQQTDRAIMAAVQNSREEFPNLKVEVEADTLEDVAEAVEAGADIILLDNMGPDVIKQALRLVDGRAKTEASGGITLQTIRAVAETGVDFISVGALTHSAISVDVALDFVSAPASVIRH; encoded by the coding sequence ATGCTGAAACTGCTCCCAGAGGATTTCCTGCCTTTGTTACGCATGGCGTTGGAAGAAGACATCGGCCCCGGCGATGCCACCTCCATCGCCACCGTCCCGCATGAACTGGAAGCACGTGCCATGATGGTCGCCCGCCAGCCGATGACCGTTTGCGGATTGACCGTTGCCCAGCGAGTTTTCACGGAGATCGATCCCAACATCACTGTCGTTTCCTGCGTGACAGATGGTCGTCAGGTGAATGCTGGCGAGGAACTGCTGCACATCGTGGGACCAGCACGGCATATCCTCACTGCGGAACGCACGGCGTTGAATTTCGTCCAGCGCCTGAGCGGCGTGGCCACACAAACTGCCAAGTATGTTCAGGCGATCGCGGGCACAAAGGCCAAGATCCTCGATACGCGCAAAACCACACCCGGCTGGCGCAAGCTGGAGAAATATGCTGTAGCTTGCGGCGGTGGAGCCAATCATCGTGTGGGTCTATACGACTTGATACTCATCAAGGACAACCATCTCGCTGCTCTTCGCCAGCAGACCGATCGCGCCATCATGGCTGCCGTGCAGAACAGCCGTGAAGAATTTCCCAACCTCAAAGTCGAAGTGGAAGCGGACACACTTGAAGATGTCGCTGAAGCTGTTGAAGCAGGTGCTGACATCATCTTGCTGGATAACATGGGACCGGACGTGATCAAGCAGGCTTTGCGCCTCGTGGATGGCCGAGCCAAGACCGAAGCCAGCGGTGGCATCACTTTGCAGACTATTCGTGCGGTGGCGGAGACCGGCGTGGACTTCATCTCTGTAGGCGCCCTCACCCACTCGGCGATTTCCGTGGATGTGGCGCTCGATTTTGTCTCGGCACCGGCCTCGGTTATCAGGCATTAA
- a CDS encoding SGNH/GDSL hydrolase family protein, translated as MHLRLILAALALMAGMTTLRAAEATTATTNKFNPARFEKEIVALENSDKTNKPPKNPIVFVGSSSIKKWTTLKQDFPKHKVMNRGFGGSVISDSVAFADRIVTPYKPKMVVMYAGDNDIGGGKTPEMVTADFKAFTEKVWAADKKTKIAYIAIKPSIKRWNLVEKVKEANSLIETYCKSDKRLDFIDIFPAMLGADGKPRPEYLVADGLHMTPEGYQVWTDIVKKHLP; from the coding sequence ATGCATCTGAGACTGATACTGGCAGCACTGGCCCTGATGGCTGGCATGACGACTTTGCGTGCGGCGGAAGCGACAACCGCGACGACCAATAAGTTTAACCCCGCCCGGTTCGAGAAAGAGATTGTCGCCCTCGAGAATTCGGACAAGACAAACAAGCCGCCGAAAAATCCCATCGTTTTCGTCGGCAGTTCGAGCATCAAGAAGTGGACCACGCTGAAGCAGGATTTCCCGAAGCATAAGGTGATGAATCGCGGTTTCGGTGGCTCGGTCATCTCGGATTCCGTCGCGTTCGCCGATCGTATCGTGACGCCTTATAAGCCGAAGATGGTGGTGATGTATGCCGGTGATAACGACATCGGCGGCGGCAAAACACCTGAAATGGTCACGGCAGATTTCAAAGCCTTCACTGAAAAAGTCTGGGCGGCGGATAAGAAAACCAAGATCGCCTACATCGCCATTAAACCCAGCATCAAACGCTGGAACTTGGTGGAAAAAGTGAAAGAAGCGAACAGCCTGATCGAAACTTACTGCAAATCAGACAAACGCCTCGACTTCATCGACATATTTCCGGCGATGCTGGGCGCAGATGGCAAACCACGCCCGGAATATCTGGTGGCGGATGGCCTGCACATGACGCCCGAAGGCTATCAGGTGTGGACGGACATCGTGAAGAAGCACCTGCCTTGA